One Spiroplasma endosymbiont of Cantharis nigra DNA segment encodes these proteins:
- the smpB gene encoding SsrA-binding protein SmpB yields the protein MGEHVLLKNKKAYFNYEILDTWEVGIVLTGPEIKSIRNKDVSIEESFILIRKGQVEILNMNIKNYEFANHIKQDPSRNRVLLMHKSEIKKIIKRVQLENLTLIPLKLYLKDNLAKLQIALGKGKREIDKRETIKKRDIERRLNKIK from the coding sequence ATGGGTGAGCATGTATTATTAAAAAATAAAAAAGCATATTTTAATTATGAAATATTAGATACTTGAGAAGTAGGAATAGTTTTAACTGGTCCAGAAATTAAATCAATCAGAAATAAGGATGTTTCTATTGAGGAATCTTTTATTCTTATTAGAAAAGGTCAAGTCGAAATTTTAAATATGAATATAAAAAATTATGAGTTTGCAAATCACATTAAGCAAGATCCGTCTAGAAATAGAGTTTTGCTTATGCATAAAAGTGAAATAAAAAAGATTATAAAAAGAGTTCAGTTAGAGAACCTTACTCTAATTCCTTTAAAATTATATTTAAAAGATAACTTGGCAAAATTACAGATAGCTTTAGGTAAAGGGAAAAGAGAAATTGATAAAAGAGAAACAATTAAAAAAAGAGATATTGAAAGAAGGTTAAATAAAATAAAATAA